A segment of the Hemicordylus capensis ecotype Gifberg chromosome 6, rHemCap1.1.pri, whole genome shotgun sequence genome:
TTTGGAGCACCCCCCTGTCCCCCTGCCACATGCATCATCCTACTTGCCTACTGCTGGTCCTTGCCACCACGCCATCTGCcttctggctgctgtgctgaaagTAACTTGCCAAATACATGGTTTCAACTTCCTGCTTTCTGATTTACTGTCAGCTGCATTATCATGGTATTACTGAACAGATCCTTGATAAGATCAATGCATCCCTTTTCCAAGCCTTTCAGGCAATGTTGGGTTTGCTCTTCAGATGCACTTTTGGAAGGAGCATTTCCATTTCATGCTATTTCAAATGCGGCCGAGCAAGCACTTGAGTGTGAGTCTGTACAAAAGTAGTAAGGGGATTCACACGCGCAGCCGaactcaggctagggcagtccagcctgggttcggctgcatgtgtgaagcacctgGGAGCGAGGTTGCTCCTGGCACTGCCCGCTTCTTAGCCAAGCTCCACTTCTTAACCTGGCGTTTAGCCAAGTTTAAGCGAACCTGTGGTTCAGCTTCAGGCAaacctgtggttcacttaacctcagccaGTGATCATCTGGGTCATTGCCCCCAGTGGCTTCCCcccggcccaccaccatttctggcaacaaccagggcaggggaaggagtggctgctCTGATGAGATCAGCCACCATGCTCCTGCCCTGgcgcaccctgggatgcaggagggggaaatCCTCTGGCTCCCAGCACTTCCCTTTGCCGGACCACCACTTGTGTGGGCGTGCGGTGCGGCGGAGGGGAGGACAGCAGCCGTTCGTCTGCAAGGGAATGCAGGCCACTCAGCCACCCCAGCAaagtcatgtgcacaacctcagtaTTTGCTGGAGCAGCCCATTCCATACCCAGTAGTCAGAGTAAGGAAGGAGCCAGCCCACTAATTCCTGCACAAAGTCCTTTCTTGTGGTCACAGCTCCTGGAGGTAATCCTTGCCGGCAAGATATGAACTGTTTCTCAGATGTTTAAACTTACCCGTTGAGTGAAACAGCAACTGATTGTGCTTAAAGAAATAGCCGCATGTTGAATCTACAACAATATTTTGCTACATCTCTCTGGTCACATGAGGAAGGGTTCCATCAGCAAAGCGTCGGCTATCCTTCTAGTGATATACGGATTTCAGGAAGGGGCCATTTACACACCCTGCCTCACACACACAAGGAACAAAATCACATCTACCTCATCTCATTTTTTTCCAGCTCTCCTTCAATGCAATTTCAATTAAATAAATGAGTGctgcttttcttctccttttaaaggtgcttcctGGTTTCCTTAAGGCTTGAAATTGATGACATTCCCTTAAGAGTCTTTGATCAAATCTAAAGACACTGGTCAGCTTGTCAGTGAAGGCTGATGCAATCAGAAATTCAAGTGATGAcagaaaaaggggtggtggtggcttacCATAAAAACAAAAGATAGATGTCTATCTTGCTTCTGAAGTTGTTTGTGATTCACGTTCCATGGAGCAGCAGCCATTTAGAAATACCTTCTCTCTTCAATTAgtgataacattttttttaatgatgaaaCTAAAAAAATGTGACAGAtttgcctgattcagacattgcaTTATATGAGCACAGAGATGGCTGTAGCCTCatacatgtgttcatttgaatgactgtacttgtgttcattttaaaagtgaacctggattgaggtccttcaaatgcatggtgctgataggaagtgtacttctgcactTGCATtcgacataacatgtgaatgactgtacctgcatacagatctgtttCTGTGTACACTTTACACTCGTACAactattgaacataacatgtgtatGGGCCTGTTGTCTGTCTCTAATACACTGCATCTTCTAACAAGATGAGGTCCCCTCAACCTCAAGAGGTCATTGTGCATGTTGATTTTCAGAAATTTCTCTGTGGCTGACAAAACAGAAGCCATTTTCTCCGGTTGTCAAGTGAGAGGATAATACTGCACACCTGAAAACGCTCTGGCATGAACAATTTCCTAAAATTATTTGTAGCTACTTTTGTGCAGTAAAAGATGGAGCCTAATGTTTTGTCATGGGATCTAGTCAAACTGGCCAAAAAAATGGTGAGTTGAAAACACTCTGACCTTGTTTTCAACTCACATATGAGCAGAAAATGGGATATGCATAGTTTGCATAGCTTCCAAATTAGGGTAGGATGGGTCTCCTACACTATTCATAATCATGTGAATCAACCTGCTGTGTTCCAAATGACTACTGCACAGGTAAGGTAGTGCAAAGAGAAACCAAGAAAGACAAGCTAAAATCATTTCTGTGTGACAAGTGTGTGGATATGTGTCCATTAGCCACTGAGTTCCTGGCAAATATTTTTATAGTGCAGGTATCACGGTAACAGAGTGCATTTCCTGcttgggggctcccagcagcatccctGCATGTGATTTAGAACTAAAGGCTTGCAGTTTCAATTTTTGACTCGGAGGACCGTAGACTCACCATTTGCCTACATGGGCTAACTCCTAAGAAGAAGTCGCTTAGGAGATAGCATGagaaggtaactccaggtcaagcctaacCCATGACTGAAAGGGGAACTATTTCCTGTACTCCCTCTCTGTTCATGCACAGAGGAGGTTGCTGAGTAGACCTTCCACTCTTCCAAGCAACCTAGGATAGTGAGCATGGTTTCCCTCCTCATTTTAGCCTCACAAAACCCTTGTGAGATAGTTATAGCAGAGAAATTTTGATTAGGTCAAGGTCACCCCAGGAGTTTCATGGTTGATGGGGGAGTTGAACCTGGGTTTCTCTGGTGCTGATCTAATACACTAACATACACTATGTTCACTCTCTATTTGAGTCATTGAGGtcatgaaggggtgtgtgtggtgcaCACATGTCTGTTCTGTATATGTGCATTTAAGTAGTTATTTATATATGCATCCCAGAACACCCCTCTCTATGGTGCTCTGTGGAGAAATGATCTTTTGCAGTTTCCAGGCATTGAGAAAACAAGAGAACTTTGAGGGCACAGTAAGCAGTGGTACTGTGAAGAACAATTCATACATTTTCTCCTTTCATACACAAAAGGGAAAAATACACTTGTCTTTCAACCGTCTCATAGCCTCCTTAATTTCTCGATTCCGTAGAGTGTATATGATAGGATTGAGGGCAGGAGTGACCACTGTGTAGAACACGGAAGCCATCTTGTCCACACTGGAGCTGGAGAAGGGTATAAGATACACAAATAGGCAAGGCACAAAAATCAGGCTGACCACTGTCAAGTGAGCACTGCAGGTGGACAAAGCTTTTCCTCCACTTTCCCTGAAGTGGCCTCGAAGAGAGGCCAGGATGACCCCATATGACACTAGTAAGACGAGGAAGCAGATAAGTGAGAGCAGACCGCTGTTGACCACCATCAGAATCTCTGTGATGTAAGTATCGGTACAAGCCAGTCTGACAACCTGTGGAACATCACAATAGAAACTGTCAAGTTTGTTTGGTCCACAGAATGGGAGACGGAGAATGAGGACCAGCTGGGTGGAAGAGTGGATGAAGCCGCCAGCCCAACAGGAAGTGAGGAGCTTGATGCAACGTAGGCGGTTCATTGTGGTTGGGTATGTCAGGGGGTGGCAGATTGCCACGTAGCGATCATAGGCCATGAGGGTGAGGAGAAACATCTCTGAACCACCAAAAAAGTGCAGGAAGAAGAGCTGAGCCATACAACCCCCAAATGAAATGGTCCTGCCACAGCTCAATAGGTCCACCACCATCTTGGGGATAGTCACTGAACCTAAGGAAGTATCAATAATGGATAAGCTGGTCAGGAAAAAGTACATGGGGGACTGGAGGAGGCGGGGCTCTCTGTATACCGTCACCACAATGAGGAGGTTGCCCAAAAGGATTACGGTGTAGAAGGCCAGGACCAAGCCGAAGAGAAGAAACTGGATGGGACGTGAGCGGGAAAGGCCCAGGAAGATGAACTCTGTAACTGTAGACCCATTCATGGAGATGGTTGGATCTTGGAGAAGAGACAATGGGGCATTTAGGTTAGCAGACTGCAGTGGTCTAAGCTAGTGTTCAATGACAGCAGGGAAACAGGAAGCTCTTCTTAACCTTAGGCATGGATAAAAATGGCATTCAGTAACTGAATTCATGAAGGAATATacctatttctctgaaagatacaaatcccactcaaggatagatatggtctggacatccaaatctatcatgtcgtgtatgaaaagaatggatattatgCCTAGAACTttatcagatcataatgcaatttgctttacatagAAGAAGACGGGAATGGTATCTTTTTGTTGGCGACTCAATGAATATTTGCTGAAAAAAGCGgaaattgtggagaaagccagaagaaagttaaaggactattttgaactgaatttaaaccaaggaatggataaTAAAACAGTTTGGGAcgcaggaaaagcggttatgagaggcttTTTTATACAACAGAATGCATATCTTAAGAAAAAAAagggattgaaaaaagagggactACTGATGGAGAtttataaaaaaagaaagagaactgctATGGACTAAGGACAAGCAGAAGACTATTCAAGttattaaaatgcttcagcagcagctctctatgttgcTATTAAATGAAACTGAACAGAATTTAAAGtatgcaaagcaaaagtcatttgaatttgcaaacaaaccaggcaagttattggcttggaaaattagaaatgagaaaaagaataagcacaCATAGCACACAACATATCAACAAAAAATGAGttttcctatgatgaaagggaaataaacagggaattctttagatactactctgaattatataaaggaaacaaagtagaagatagAAAAATTGATAAATTTCTGAAGACACAAGATATCCCACTTGTTTATTTCAATAAACAAGATTGTTCAATAAACAATGTTGTTTATTGAAATGGAATAGctacataggcacataggaagccaccttatacaaAATCAATCCATTGATCCATCTActgtagctcagcattgtctatgatgaatggcagtggctctcgAGGTTTTAGACAGGGgtttctcccaaccctacctggagatgctgcctgggagtgaacctgggaccttttgcacgcaagcagatgctcttccactgagctatcagCCCCGttccctaagggcaatatctcacagagctcacatgtagtcacccatccaatgcaaaccaaggtagaccctgcttagcaaaggggtttaAGACCAGCTGTCCACCCCATTTCATTTCAAACATTTTTCATTTCAAAAAGgaacagggattcaaactgtAGTCTCCCTGATCATTATCCAACACCcaccacattcgcacataactggaaaccagagttaaatagggcagaggttggattccTTGTACTTCtgaatgcatggaacctctgtcCTGTTCAAAAAGTGAACCGAGATTTCattccccaaactccaatttgaacccttgggttgatGTGAGTTTTGCTGCACCTACCTGAGGTTTGTGTTGGGCAGCGTTACACCCAAACCCTGAACAAGAAGCAGGTTTCTCTGAGACCaaagttgagggaaggaagttcctccctctctccatcctgattggctaCTTGGCTGtccatgtgaaggaggaagcctgaCAGCCAGTTCCCCGTCCTCTCTGCAGTATCCTTGACTAGAGGTTTTTTTCCGTCCAAATGCAGAGAGGTTAGTGTGACAGGGAGAGGAACCTCATGTCCTTTGAACCTTCagttctgcattgcatgcagatgCAACCACTGTAGCCACTACACAACACTGCCCGTGGAATGAAGCTGCAAAGGGCTGCAGATTTCATAGGAGCAGCAGGCATTAGCCCTTTCCCCTTCCACCATTTCCCCATCACATCCCCACTACTCCTATATTCAGCCTCCGGGAGCTGTATTGTAGttgcaaaaacatttaaaagtcaacacactTGCATGGTATCTGCTGAATGCTTTGAAGACATAATGCCCCTGGAGTTCCTAACCCAGCTTCTTGCTTGACGTTGAGCAGACACAATCAGTTACCCACCATGCAATATGTACTGAAAagatgcaaaataataataacaagaactaataataataaattctaaCATATGCACCAAGAGTTAAATTCTGGGAATCATGTGAAGAGACTTTACAAGTTTCTGTATGTCTAGGGCTGTGTATAATTTgtgcattaaaaataataatcaaactcCCGCCCCTGCAATTCTCCAGCCTATGAGAATGTGCATTGATTTGCTTATAGTATTGCATTGATTTGCTTTATTCTACTTCTGCTCATGAGGGAATTGTGCAGGGCACTGAAGTCCTTTCTTCTCATCATGGAAAATACTTGCAAGCAGGGATCTGGGCTTTAGATCATGCTTTATTTCAGAACTTTGGCTGTAATAAGCCTGGATCATCTGATATCATGAAAGGTCTTGGCTCATTCTAAGCTAGCAATGGAAGTAGAATCATCTCCACCCTcacaagcagaggagagcaaggCGTGCGTAAGCCCGAGGATTCAGTTCTGGTTTTtatgacatctgaactgggtcTATGAAAGGCTGAGTAACAGATTCTGAGTCATACATCAGTGTATGAAGCTCATTTCCATGAAGCTTTTGGCTAAATCCCCCATTCCCAAATgcaatcaaaaaataaatttctACAATTGATTTTTCTCACACATGCAGCTTGCTGTACTCTCCTTccactccctcctctctcctcacttgctttccccccactgacaacgtttagattgtgagctctttgggagcAGAGACCTATCTGTTTCCCTGTGAAATTTCATACAGTTCCCAGGCTGTTATGGCACTGTGGCTGCT
Coding sequences within it:
- the LOC128330858 gene encoding olfactory receptor 4Q3-like, producing MNGSTVTEFIFLGLSRSRPIQFLLFGLVLAFYTVILLGNLLIVVTVYREPRLLQSPMYFFLTSLSIIDTSLGSVTIPKMVVDLLSCGRTISFGGCMAQLFFLHFFGGSEMFLLTLMAYDRYVAICHPLTYPTTMNRLRCIKLLTSCWAGGFIHSSTQLVLILRLPFCGPNKLDSFYCDVPQVVRLACTDTYITEILMVVNSGLLSLICFLVLLVSYGVILASLRGHFRESGGKALSTCSAHLTVVSLIFVPCLFVYLIPFSSSSVDKMASVFYTVVTPALNPIIYTLRNREIKEAMRRLKDKCIFPFCV